A genomic window from Gambusia affinis linkage group LG16, SWU_Gaff_1.0, whole genome shotgun sequence includes:
- the disp2 gene encoding protein dispatched homolog 2 isoform X1 — protein MEARSIIGESTDAIVVDDSPTEEKEIQQTAQSCIPVVSLCPPDGSVEAQLTVIPSAEELCDSCSSLGKPSSSFQLYHQVPQRLQTGACHSPCHHKCPHCSRQGPVKARCCHSNAACPHADGGLAVKPGHSCGSAQQASCHGSARCHWLHGSNETRTKPKQRHVASVRTGGLYFIIRKYSQLLVDRPLLVLLVCAVLLLGLSLAGLFIGPLPDFSDPLLGFQPRGTYIRVRLSSFSKLQQETGPGKTLSAEPQQLSKSFAKSGAVSRDSNGSQLASRGRRIKRMLAADFSLDTFLCDAPGERYAQLVFRSENSASLWSQKAIHAMCEMEQSRIRSQAQFQDLCQQPETVEAEGTLRRGCCPSWSLGNYLAVLSNASCCLSLTSQQVSESLNLLRKCAPSYHRGDLTAACAERPMHGGCSSVPSRCKQSRVVFQILHFLVDKDFLGPQTVEYQIPTLKYSLLFLPVQKGEHMMEIYMNSLERRDLTYNNTTITGIDFGIKKTLFRYYLVRDSVFPVLAVLSLLFTMVLYLQSFFIVALSVLAITASLLTSYFFYKVAFHMTFFPLVNLAAALILLGSCSNQVFIFTDFWNLQLTQNPSASLEKRVNRALQEIGYIIVASGLTSSAAFFSGYLSSITAIRCFSVYLGTASLISCLLALVWIPCSFILLERSRKAPAASVVVQTWNPHCSKNLGGFWETSSRKRCIFSMVQKLRELKRGLSDTSNLLFLKILPCGVVKFRYIWVCWFAVLAAGGTYMSCVDPGMRLPTLDSWVAQLFRSSHPFERYDAEYRHMFMFERQRNGEDKPFTVLLVWGIKPTDNGDHFNPQSNGSLVFDPDFNMSRPDAQVWLRDLCGRVQNQSFYSAPTPENKDVMTDNVCLVEQLVRWVSVRRCSGTTDALHLCCSNIAFPFPPSVFESCLNMMLAEKHAESHVPRSGGLYFLPNGTAAALVLEFQTTYLYSFNFSRTSGFYREILTWFNKEILGAPQGLENGWFISQLSLFDLQQSLSSETLVVAGFSVALTFILLLLTTWNIPLSLYATVAVGGSVFVTVGLLVLLEWQLSGVEALLISSAAGLSVDFVANFSISYSLAPHSDKIGKVAHSTKRMGCPVAIVSGAFFFMGIVMLPATALHFRKIGIFLFLVKCVACGFATFFFQSLCCFCGPQRSCGRITLPCCLEDTDGVLTSCAEPGPSPAANGAFGRSRGRRSYDKEAGGYLSPDHQRQHRHKQTSGGGGGLHRGAEQYELQPLAYRLSDSFENSTCTSKLSNQPSVLSDEIEFCGVEVSKKDLDPAQPALQTSSPYRENTLRQAGQVEEDVATGNLLCKTCRGQSVVGKQWSNTSYSSSSSIEETIISHTMETTDQQSFWKDENTTKEGHNQHFQSQSSCEGLEDSCETCLTDIEAGSSNPQQADGETAAQLQPGHLNGKRDMLRLSLKETVYETKDRSSRSEEVVILPNSRPDLPDVWIKRDGQREDAR, from the exons TTGCATCCCGGTGGTTTCTCTGTGCCCCCCCGACGGCTCCGTTGAGGCCCAGCTGACTGTCATCCCCTCTGCAGAGGAGCTGTGtgacagctgcagcagcctgggcaaaccctcctcctccttccagcTCTACCATCAG GTCCCGCAGCGTCTTCAGACTGGAGCCTGCCATTCGCCGTGCCACCATAAATGCCCCCACTGCAGCCGTCaaggcccagtcaaagcccgcTGCTGCCACTCGAACGCAGCGTGTCCTCATGCGGACGGCGGGCTGGCGGTGAAACCCGGACACAGCTGTGGTTCTGCCCAGCAGGCGTCCTGCCACGGGTCGGCCAGGTGCCACTGGCTGCACGGGTCGAATGAGACCAGAACCAAACCGAAGCAGCGCCACGTGGCGTCAGTAAG GACTGGAGGACTTTACTTCATCATTAGAAA gtaTTCCCAGCTGTTAGTGGACCGACCGTTACTGGTGCTGCTGGTTTGTGCCGTCCTGCTGCTGGGATTGTCACTGGCTGGACTCTTCATTGGGCCTCTGCCAGACTTCTCTGATCCGCTTCTG GGTTTCCAGCCGCGGGGAACGTACATCAGAGTTCGGCTGTCCAGCTTTTCcaagctgcagcaggaaaccGGCCCGGGAAAAACTCTTTCCGCTGAGCCACAGCAGCTCAGCAAAAG CTTTGCCAAGTCCGGCGCTGTCAGCAGAGACAGTAATGGCAGTCAGCTCGCCTCCAGAGGTCGTCGTATTAAGAGGATGCTGGCTGCTGACTTTTCTCTGGACACTTTCCTCTGTGATGCTCCAG GCGAGCGCTACGCCCAGCTGGTGTTTCGATCCGAAAACTCAGCCAGTCTCTGGAGCCAGAAGGCCATCCACGCCATGTGTGAGATGGAGCAATCCAGG ATTCGGTCCCAGGCTCAGTTCCAGGACCTGTGCCAGCAGCCGGAGACCGTGGAAGCGGAGGGAACGCTGAGAAGAGGCTGCTGTCCAAGCTGGTCTTTGGGGAATTACTTGGCGGTTCTCTCCAATGCctcctgctgcctcagccttacctCACAACAG GTCTCAGAGTCTTTGAATCTTCTCCGGAAATGTGCTCCATCCTACCACCGGGGAGATCTGACCGCGGCCTGTGCAGAGAGACCCATGCATGGCGGCTGCTCCTCCGTTCCCTCCCGCTGTAAACAATCCCGCGTTGTGTTCCAGATCCTGCACTTCCTCGTTGACAAAGACTTTCTCGGCCCTCAGACCGTTGAATACCAAATACCGACGCTGAAGTACAGCCTTCTGTTCTTACCCGTCCAGAAAGGAGAGCACATGATGGAGATCTACATGAATAGCCTTGAAAGAAGAGATCTGACGTACAATAACACGACCATAACCGGGATAGACTTTGGTATCAAGAAGACGCTGTTCAGATATTACTTGGTGAGAGATTCGGTGTTCCCGGTCCTCGCTGTTTTATCCCTCTTGTTCACCATGGTTTTATATCTCCAGTCCTTCTTCATTGTAGCATTATCTGTTCTAGCAATCACAGCCTCACTCCTGACCTCGTATTTCTTCTATAAAGTAGCTTTTCACATGACTTTCTTCCCCTTGGTGAACCTGGCAGCAGCTCTGATTCTCTTAGGAAGTTGCTCCAATCAGGTTTTTATCTTTACAGATTTCTGGAATCTGCAGCTAACGCAAAACCCTTCAGCCTCCCTGGAGAAGAGAGTAAACAGAGCCTTACAGGAAATAGGCTATATTATCGTAGCTTCAGGCTTGACCTCCAGTGCAGCTTTTTTCTCTGGTTATCTCAGCAGCATCACAGCAAttagatgtttctctgtttatctGGGGACTGCTTCCTTAATCAGCTGTCTGCTGGCGTTAGTGTGGATACCGTGCTCTTTCATCTTGCTTGAGCGTTCCAGGAAGGCACCCGCTGCGTCTGTGGTGGTGCAAACGTGGAATCCACACTGCTCCAAAAACCTGGGTGGCTTCTGGGAAACGAGTTCCCGTAAGAGGTGCATCTTCAGCATGGTGCAGAAGCTGAGGGAACTGAAAAGAGGCCTGTCAGACACCTCAAacctgctgtttctgaaaatCCTACCCTGTGGGGTCGTGAAGTTTCGCTACATCTGGGTGTGCTGGTTTGCAGTTCTTGCTGCCGGGGGGACGTACATGTCCTGCGTTGACCCGGGCATGAGGTTACCCACCCTGGACAGCTGGGTTGCCCAGCTGTTCCGCTCCAGCCACCCTTTTGAGAGATACGACGCTGAGTACCGccacatgtttatgtttgagaGGCAGAGGAATGGAGAGGACAAACCTTTCACTGTTCTGCTCGTTTGGGGCATCAAACCGACTGATAATGGAGATCACTTTAACCCACAGAGTAACGGCTCCCTGGTTTTTGACCCTGACTTTAACATGAGCAGGCCGGACGCTCAGGTCTGGCTGAGAGATCTGTGTGGAAGGGTTCAGAACCAAAGCTTTTACTCTGCTCCAACACCAGAAAATAAAGATGTCATGACGGATAACGTCTGCCTTGTGGAGCAGCTGGTGCGCTGGGTATCTGTCAGGCGCTGTTCAGGAACCACTGATGCCCTTCATCTCTGCTGTAGCAACATCGCCTTCCCTTTCCCTCCCAGCGTTTTTGAAAGCTGCCTGAATATGATGCTGGCAGAGAAACACGCTGAGAGCCATGTGCCTCGTAGTGGAGGCCTGTACTTCCTGCCAAACGGCACGGCAGCTGCCCTCGTTCTGGAGTTCCAGACCACCTATCTCTACAGCTTCAACTTTAGCAGAACCAGTGGTTTTTACAGGGAAATCCTGACATGGTTCAACAAAGAAATATTAGGAGCCCCACAAGGGCTGGAGAATGGCTGGTTCATCAGCCAGTTGTCTTTGTTCGATCTACAACAATCTCTAAGTTCTGAGACTCTGGTGGTCGCTGGGTTCTCTGTAGCTCTCACGtttattctgctgctgctaACAACCTGGAATATCCCACTTAGTTTATATGCAACTGTTGCAGTAGGAGGAAGTGTGTTTGTCACTGTTGGACTCCTCGTCCTGCTTGAGTGGCAGCTGAGTGGCGTAGAGGCCCTGCTTATATCCTCCGCCGCAGGGCTTTCTGTTGACTTCGTAGCCAACTTTTCCATTTCCTACAGCTTAGCTCCTCATTCGGACAAGATAGGAAAAGTGGCACACTCTACTAAAAGAATGGGATGCCCTGTAGCAATAGTTTCTGGTGCATTTTTCTTCATGGGCATTGTCATGCTTCCTGCCACTGccttacattttagaaaaatagggATTTTCCTGTTTCTGGTGAAATGTGTGGCGTGTGGATTTGCAACCTTCTTTTTTCAGTCCCTGTGCTGCTTTTGCGGGCCACAGAGAAGCTGCGGAAGAATCACGCTGCCGTGTTGCTTGGAGGACACAGACGGCGTGCTGACCTCCTGCGCCGAGCCTGGCCCTTCGCCTGCTGCCAACGGGGCTTTTGGCAGATCTAGAGGGAGGCGGAGTTATGACAAAGAGGCAGGTGGTTACCTCTCCCCCGACCACCAGCGTCagcacagacacaaacagaccagtggaggaggaggcggtTTGCACAGGGGCGCAGAGCAATACGAGCTGCAGCCTCTGGCCTACCGCCTGAGCGACAGCTTTGAAAACAGCACCTGTACCAGCAAGCTGTCCAACCAGCCCTCGGTGCTCTCAGATGAAATTGAGTTTTGTGGGGTAGAGGTGAGCAAGAAGGATTTGGATCCAGCCCAACCAGCCCTTCAAACTTCATCCCCTTACAGAGAAAATACCCTCCGCCAAGCAGGCCAGGTGGAAGAAGATGTAGCTACTGGAAATCTGCTGTGCAAAACCTGCAGGGGTCAATCAGTTGTGGGGAAGCAATGGAGCAATACGTCTTACTCCTCATCATCGAGCATAGAGGAAACCATCATCAGCCACACAATGGAGACTACAGACCAGCAGTCGTTCTGGAAGGATGAAAATACCACAAAGGAGGGTCACAATCAGCACTTCCAGTCTCAGAGCTCCTGCGAAGGATTGGAGGACTCCTGCGAAACATGTCTGACTGACATTGAGGCGGGGTCTTCAAACCCACAACAGGCGGATGGAGAGACGGCGGCTCAGCTGCAACCAGGACACCTCAACGGCAAGAGAGACATGCTGAGGCTCTCGCTGAAGGAAACGGTTTACGAGACGAAGGACCGCAGCAGCCGGAGTGAAGAAGTGGTCATCTTACCCAACAGCAGGCCAGACCTACCAGACGTCTGGATAAAGCGAGACGGACAGCGGGAGGATGCACGTTGA
- the disp2 gene encoding protein dispatched homolog 2 isoform X2: MLAADFSLDTFLCDAPGERYAQLVFRSENSASLWSQKAIHAMCEMEQSRIRSQAQFQDLCQQPETVEAEGTLRRGCCPSWSLGNYLAVLSNASCCLSLTSQQVSESLNLLRKCAPSYHRGDLTAACAERPMHGGCSSVPSRCKQSRVVFQILHFLVDKDFLGPQTVEYQIPTLKYSLLFLPVQKGEHMMEIYMNSLERRDLTYNNTTITGIDFGIKKTLFRYYLVRDSVFPVLAVLSLLFTMVLYLQSFFIVALSVLAITASLLTSYFFYKVAFHMTFFPLVNLAAALILLGSCSNQVFIFTDFWNLQLTQNPSASLEKRVNRALQEIGYIIVASGLTSSAAFFSGYLSSITAIRCFSVYLGTASLISCLLALVWIPCSFILLERSRKAPAASVVVQTWNPHCSKNLGGFWETSSRKRCIFSMVQKLRELKRGLSDTSNLLFLKILPCGVVKFRYIWVCWFAVLAAGGTYMSCVDPGMRLPTLDSWVAQLFRSSHPFERYDAEYRHMFMFERQRNGEDKPFTVLLVWGIKPTDNGDHFNPQSNGSLVFDPDFNMSRPDAQVWLRDLCGRVQNQSFYSAPTPENKDVMTDNVCLVEQLVRWVSVRRCSGTTDALHLCCSNIAFPFPPSVFESCLNMMLAEKHAESHVPRSGGLYFLPNGTAAALVLEFQTTYLYSFNFSRTSGFYREILTWFNKEILGAPQGLENGWFISQLSLFDLQQSLSSETLVVAGFSVALTFILLLLTTWNIPLSLYATVAVGGSVFVTVGLLVLLEWQLSGVEALLISSAAGLSVDFVANFSISYSLAPHSDKIGKVAHSTKRMGCPVAIVSGAFFFMGIVMLPATALHFRKIGIFLFLVKCVACGFATFFFQSLCCFCGPQRSCGRITLPCCLEDTDGVLTSCAEPGPSPAANGAFGRSRGRRSYDKEAGGYLSPDHQRQHRHKQTSGGGGGLHRGAEQYELQPLAYRLSDSFENSTCTSKLSNQPSVLSDEIEFCGVEVSKKDLDPAQPALQTSSPYRENTLRQAGQVEEDVATGNLLCKTCRGQSVVGKQWSNTSYSSSSSIEETIISHTMETTDQQSFWKDENTTKEGHNQHFQSQSSCEGLEDSCETCLTDIEAGSSNPQQADGETAAQLQPGHLNGKRDMLRLSLKETVYETKDRSSRSEEVVILPNSRPDLPDVWIKRDGQREDAR; the protein is encoded by the exons ATGCTGGCTGCTGACTTTTCTCTGGACACTTTCCTCTGTGATGCTCCAG GCGAGCGCTACGCCCAGCTGGTGTTTCGATCCGAAAACTCAGCCAGTCTCTGGAGCCAGAAGGCCATCCACGCCATGTGTGAGATGGAGCAATCCAGG ATTCGGTCCCAGGCTCAGTTCCAGGACCTGTGCCAGCAGCCGGAGACCGTGGAAGCGGAGGGAACGCTGAGAAGAGGCTGCTGTCCAAGCTGGTCTTTGGGGAATTACTTGGCGGTTCTCTCCAATGCctcctgctgcctcagccttacctCACAACAG GTCTCAGAGTCTTTGAATCTTCTCCGGAAATGTGCTCCATCCTACCACCGGGGAGATCTGACCGCGGCCTGTGCAGAGAGACCCATGCATGGCGGCTGCTCCTCCGTTCCCTCCCGCTGTAAACAATCCCGCGTTGTGTTCCAGATCCTGCACTTCCTCGTTGACAAAGACTTTCTCGGCCCTCAGACCGTTGAATACCAAATACCGACGCTGAAGTACAGCCTTCTGTTCTTACCCGTCCAGAAAGGAGAGCACATGATGGAGATCTACATGAATAGCCTTGAAAGAAGAGATCTGACGTACAATAACACGACCATAACCGGGATAGACTTTGGTATCAAGAAGACGCTGTTCAGATATTACTTGGTGAGAGATTCGGTGTTCCCGGTCCTCGCTGTTTTATCCCTCTTGTTCACCATGGTTTTATATCTCCAGTCCTTCTTCATTGTAGCATTATCTGTTCTAGCAATCACAGCCTCACTCCTGACCTCGTATTTCTTCTATAAAGTAGCTTTTCACATGACTTTCTTCCCCTTGGTGAACCTGGCAGCAGCTCTGATTCTCTTAGGAAGTTGCTCCAATCAGGTTTTTATCTTTACAGATTTCTGGAATCTGCAGCTAACGCAAAACCCTTCAGCCTCCCTGGAGAAGAGAGTAAACAGAGCCTTACAGGAAATAGGCTATATTATCGTAGCTTCAGGCTTGACCTCCAGTGCAGCTTTTTTCTCTGGTTATCTCAGCAGCATCACAGCAAttagatgtttctctgtttatctGGGGACTGCTTCCTTAATCAGCTGTCTGCTGGCGTTAGTGTGGATACCGTGCTCTTTCATCTTGCTTGAGCGTTCCAGGAAGGCACCCGCTGCGTCTGTGGTGGTGCAAACGTGGAATCCACACTGCTCCAAAAACCTGGGTGGCTTCTGGGAAACGAGTTCCCGTAAGAGGTGCATCTTCAGCATGGTGCAGAAGCTGAGGGAACTGAAAAGAGGCCTGTCAGACACCTCAAacctgctgtttctgaaaatCCTACCCTGTGGGGTCGTGAAGTTTCGCTACATCTGGGTGTGCTGGTTTGCAGTTCTTGCTGCCGGGGGGACGTACATGTCCTGCGTTGACCCGGGCATGAGGTTACCCACCCTGGACAGCTGGGTTGCCCAGCTGTTCCGCTCCAGCCACCCTTTTGAGAGATACGACGCTGAGTACCGccacatgtttatgtttgagaGGCAGAGGAATGGAGAGGACAAACCTTTCACTGTTCTGCTCGTTTGGGGCATCAAACCGACTGATAATGGAGATCACTTTAACCCACAGAGTAACGGCTCCCTGGTTTTTGACCCTGACTTTAACATGAGCAGGCCGGACGCTCAGGTCTGGCTGAGAGATCTGTGTGGAAGGGTTCAGAACCAAAGCTTTTACTCTGCTCCAACACCAGAAAATAAAGATGTCATGACGGATAACGTCTGCCTTGTGGAGCAGCTGGTGCGCTGGGTATCTGTCAGGCGCTGTTCAGGAACCACTGATGCCCTTCATCTCTGCTGTAGCAACATCGCCTTCCCTTTCCCTCCCAGCGTTTTTGAAAGCTGCCTGAATATGATGCTGGCAGAGAAACACGCTGAGAGCCATGTGCCTCGTAGTGGAGGCCTGTACTTCCTGCCAAACGGCACGGCAGCTGCCCTCGTTCTGGAGTTCCAGACCACCTATCTCTACAGCTTCAACTTTAGCAGAACCAGTGGTTTTTACAGGGAAATCCTGACATGGTTCAACAAAGAAATATTAGGAGCCCCACAAGGGCTGGAGAATGGCTGGTTCATCAGCCAGTTGTCTTTGTTCGATCTACAACAATCTCTAAGTTCTGAGACTCTGGTGGTCGCTGGGTTCTCTGTAGCTCTCACGtttattctgctgctgctaACAACCTGGAATATCCCACTTAGTTTATATGCAACTGTTGCAGTAGGAGGAAGTGTGTTTGTCACTGTTGGACTCCTCGTCCTGCTTGAGTGGCAGCTGAGTGGCGTAGAGGCCCTGCTTATATCCTCCGCCGCAGGGCTTTCTGTTGACTTCGTAGCCAACTTTTCCATTTCCTACAGCTTAGCTCCTCATTCGGACAAGATAGGAAAAGTGGCACACTCTACTAAAAGAATGGGATGCCCTGTAGCAATAGTTTCTGGTGCATTTTTCTTCATGGGCATTGTCATGCTTCCTGCCACTGccttacattttagaaaaatagggATTTTCCTGTTTCTGGTGAAATGTGTGGCGTGTGGATTTGCAACCTTCTTTTTTCAGTCCCTGTGCTGCTTTTGCGGGCCACAGAGAAGCTGCGGAAGAATCACGCTGCCGTGTTGCTTGGAGGACACAGACGGCGTGCTGACCTCCTGCGCCGAGCCTGGCCCTTCGCCTGCTGCCAACGGGGCTTTTGGCAGATCTAGAGGGAGGCGGAGTTATGACAAAGAGGCAGGTGGTTACCTCTCCCCCGACCACCAGCGTCagcacagacacaaacagaccagtggaggaggaggcggtTTGCACAGGGGCGCAGAGCAATACGAGCTGCAGCCTCTGGCCTACCGCCTGAGCGACAGCTTTGAAAACAGCACCTGTACCAGCAAGCTGTCCAACCAGCCCTCGGTGCTCTCAGATGAAATTGAGTTTTGTGGGGTAGAGGTGAGCAAGAAGGATTTGGATCCAGCCCAACCAGCCCTTCAAACTTCATCCCCTTACAGAGAAAATACCCTCCGCCAAGCAGGCCAGGTGGAAGAAGATGTAGCTACTGGAAATCTGCTGTGCAAAACCTGCAGGGGTCAATCAGTTGTGGGGAAGCAATGGAGCAATACGTCTTACTCCTCATCATCGAGCATAGAGGAAACCATCATCAGCCACACAATGGAGACTACAGACCAGCAGTCGTTCTGGAAGGATGAAAATACCACAAAGGAGGGTCACAATCAGCACTTCCAGTCTCAGAGCTCCTGCGAAGGATTGGAGGACTCCTGCGAAACATGTCTGACTGACATTGAGGCGGGGTCTTCAAACCCACAACAGGCGGATGGAGAGACGGCGGCTCAGCTGCAACCAGGACACCTCAACGGCAAGAGAGACATGCTGAGGCTCTCGCTGAAGGAAACGGTTTACGAGACGAAGGACCGCAGCAGCCGGAGTGAAGAAGTGGTCATCTTACCCAACAGCAGGCCAGACCTACCAGACGTCTGGATAAAGCGAGACGGACAGCGGGAGGATGCACGTTGA
- the rpusd2 gene encoding RNA pseudouridylate synthase domain-containing protein 2: protein MQEQDTTPEAPSGEDTNTGKRKHDDEPDPPETGGRGKKRRGAGGKKLRPGERYVPPPQKRNSGVSFSQEHFDETSYFFEGGLRKVFPYYFDFKSYCKGRWIGKSLLEVFKSEFRAESIEYYEKAAKEGRIRLNESPVDDLSVVLRNNDHMRNTVHRHEPPVIGTPLKVLVDDGEVLVVDKPASIPVHPCGRFRHNTVIFILGKEHGVSELHTVHRLDRLTSGVLLFARTLETSKKLDQLVRDRQLEKEYVCRVEGEFPEGELICEEPILVVSFKIGLCRVDPKGKESRTVFQRLSFNGKTSVVRCLPLTGRTHQIRVHLQYLGFPILNDPIYGSHAWGPHRAKGGLVGKSDEELLQALVEEHRSQESLHLLDIIDDCGAAKEAEKTNAFPTQTEEENSSQVPPEEHRSTGSTETESGQKSPPGSRDHLCSECRLVRPDPTEKELVMYLHALRYKGPDFEYSTQLPDWAEADWEETDLS from the exons ATGCAGGAACAGGACACGACCCCCGAAGCTCCGTCAGGTGAAGACACAAACACCGGGAAACGCAAACACGACGACGAGCCGGACCCCCCGGAGACAGGCGGCCGGGGTAAGAAGCGAAGAGGAGCCGGAGGGAAGAAGCTCCGTCCTGGGGAGAGGTACGTCCCACCGCCCCAGAAGCGGAACTCGGGGGTCAGCTTCAGCCAGGAACACTTCGACGAAACGTCCTACTTCTTCGAAGGCGGCCTGCGCAAAGTTTTTCCGTATTACTTTGACTTTAAATCCTACTGCAAAGGCCGGTGGATCGGGAAAAGCCTACTGGAGGTCTTCAAGAGCGAGTTCAGAGCGGAGTCCATTGAGTACTATGAGAAGGCTGCGAAGGAGGGCCGCATCCGGCTCAACGAGAGTCCTGTGGATGACCTGTCCGTGGTGCTCAGG AATAACGACCACATGAGGAACACCGTGCATCGCCATGAGCCTCCCGTAATCGGCACGCCGCTGAAGGTCCTGGTGGACGACGGGGAAGTCCTCGTGGTCGACAAGCCGGCTTCCATCCCCGTCCATCCATGCGGCCGTTTCCGCCACAACACGGTGATCTTCATCCTGGGCAAAGAGCACGGCGTCTCCGAGCTGCACACTGTCCACAGGCTGGACAGACTCACCTCCGGGGTGCTACTATTTGCCCGGACGCTGGAGACGTCCAAGAAGCTGGACCAGCTGGTGAGGGACAGACAG cttgAGAAGGAGTATGTGTGTCGAGTAGAGGGGGAATTTCCCGAGGGCGAGCTGATCTGTGAAGAACCCATCCTGGTGGTCTCCTTTAAAATCGGGCTCTGCCGGGTCGACCCGAAGGGAAAAGAGAGCAGAACCGTCTTCCAGAGGCTCAGCTTCAACGGAAAAACAAGCGTAGTCCGCTGTTTACCGCTCACCGGCCGCACACACCAGATCCGAGTCCACCTGCAGTACCTGGGCTTTCCCATCCTCAACGACCCCATTTATGGGTCCCACGCCTGGGGCCCCCACAGGGCTAAAGGGGGCCTGGTGGGGAAGAGCGACGAAGAGCTGCTGCAGGCTTTAGTGGAAGAACATCGCTCTCAGGAAAGTTTACACCTGCTGGACATTATAGACGACTGCGGCGCTGCGaaggaagcagagaaaacaaacgcTTTTCCGacacaaacagaggaagaaaactcCAGCCAGGTTCCACCAGAGGAGCATCGGAGTACTGGATCAACTGAAACTGAATCGGGTCAGAAAAGTCCCCCAGGAAGCCGGGACCACCTCTGCAGCGAATGCAGGCTGGTGCGACCGGACCCCACGGAGAAGGAGCTGGTCATGTATCTCCACGCTTTACGCTACAAAGGACCGGACTTTGAATATTCCACACAGTTACCCGACTGGGCCGAAGCGGACTGGGAGGAGACCGATCTCAGCTGA